In Dehalococcoidia bacterium, a genomic segment contains:
- a CDS encoding alpha/beta hydrolase, whose translation MAPAQRSVQANGLRLSYLDWGGEGPAIVLHHATSLHAWVWDPIARRLARCGRVLAYDARGHGDSDKPPSGYGWDRFVEDLASFISALELAPARLVGHSSGGTVALACAALYPRLVDRVVALDPVLMLPEQTNDPAWQEWFRRWQESTRRRRNAWRSLDEAVEHLRGKDSYRHWREDVLRLYVERGTIRGPDGLLRLKMPGELEAQAYEGRAALDIWSLLPSVSCPVLILHCRRDDPRPEMGIRAAAGLLPQARVEAVPGTHFFPQEDPEAVAAAIGPFLR comes from the coding sequence ATGGCCCCTGCCCAGCGGAGCGTCCAGGCCAACGGCCTGCGCCTCAGCTATCTCGATTGGGGGGGTGAGGGGCCGGCCATCGTCCTGCACCACGCCACCAGCCTCCACGCCTGGGTGTGGGATCCCATAGCCCGACGCCTGGCCCGCTGCGGCCGGGTGCTGGCCTACGATGCCCGCGGCCACGGCGACTCCGACAAGCCTCCGTCCGGCTACGGCTGGGACCGCTTCGTCGAAGACCTGGCCTCCTTCATATCGGCCCTGGAGCTGGCCCCGGCAAGGCTGGTGGGACACTCCAGCGGCGGCACCGTCGCCCTGGCCTGCGCTGCCCTCTACCCGCGCCTGGTGGACAGGGTGGTCGCCCTGGACCCGGTGCTGATGCTCCCGGAGCAGACGAACGACCCTGCCTGGCAGGAGTGGTTCCGTCGCTGGCAGGAGTCCACCCGTCGCCGTCGCAATGCCTGGCGGAGCCTGGACGAGGCGGTGGAGCACCTGCGGGGCAAGGACTCCTACCGCCACTGGCGCGAGGACGTCCTGCGCCTCTACGTGGAGAGGGGCACCATCCGCGGCCCCGATGGTCTGCTACGCCTGAAGATGCCCGGCGAACTGGAGGCCCAGGCCTACGAGGGGCGGGCCGCCCTCGATATCTGGTCGCTCCTGCCTTCCGTCTCCTGTCCCGTCCTCATCCTCCACTGCCGCCGCGACGACCCACGTCCGGAGATGGGGATCCGGGCGGCGGCAGGGCTGCTGCCGCAGGCGCGGGTGGAGGCGGTCCCCGGCACTCACTTCTTCCCCCAGGAAGACCCGGAGGCGGTAGCCGCGGCCATAGGGCCCTTCCTTCGCTGA
- a CDS encoding LON peptidase substrate-binding domain-containing protein, which translates to MELALFPLNAVLFPGGVLPIHVFEERYKLLVGRCLEEKVPFGVVLIRSGREVGGPADPFPVGTTARIGQVQRLEGGRLNLLALGESRFRIRDVLQTSPYLVAEVDLLQDEDLEGTEGLAAQVGELFAEFVRLTLAITGQWARSLALPAAPSALADAVAQRLPLDLRHKQALLEMLSVRQRLEHERQFLERALPELERRMARYRAQRWGAFWALN; encoded by the coding sequence GTGGAGCTGGCCCTCTTTCCTCTCAACGCCGTCCTCTTTCCGGGCGGCGTCCTGCCCATCCACGTGTTCGAGGAGCGCTACAAGCTGCTGGTAGGGCGCTGCCTGGAGGAGAAGGTGCCCTTCGGCGTCGTCCTCATCCGCTCCGGCCGCGAGGTGGGCGGACCGGCCGACCCCTTCCCGGTAGGCACCACTGCCCGTATCGGCCAGGTCCAGCGGCTGGAAGGGGGGCGCCTCAACCTGCTGGCCCTGGGTGAGAGCCGCTTTCGCATCCGCGATGTCCTCCAGACCTCGCCCTATCTGGTGGCCGAGGTGGACCTTCTGCAAGACGAGGACCTGGAGGGGACCGAGGGGCTGGCGGCCCAGGTGGGCGAGCTCTTCGCCGAGTTCGTGCGCCTGACCCTGGCCATCACCGGCCAGTGGGCGCGCTCCCTCGCCCTGCCTGCCGCCCCCTCCGCCCTGGCCGATGCGGTGGCCCAGCGTCTGCCCCTGGACCTGCGCCACAAGCAGGCCCTGCTGGAGATGCTCTCGGTGCGGCAGCGTCTGGAGCACGAACGCCAGTTCCTGGAGCGGGCGCTGCCGGAGCTGGAGCGGCGCATGGCCCGCTACCGGGCGCAGCGCTGGGGGGCCTTCTGGGCCCTCAACTAG
- a CDS encoding DUF2007 domain-containing protein produces the protein MSAGEKRRLVLLATARDQVELAIWLDLLREAGVDVAVRRRDPLGGLDVAPTPLFSWDLYVQDDDRERARELLGLEGT, from the coding sequence ATGTCAGCCGGGGAGAAGCGGCGGCTGGTGCTGCTGGCCACCGCCCGCGACCAGGTGGAGCTGGCCATCTGGCTGGACCTCTTGAGGGAGGCAGGTGTGGACGTGGCCGTGCGCCGCCGCGACCCCCTGGGAGGCCTGGACGTGGCCCCCACGCCCCTCTTCAGCTGGGACCTGTACGTCCAGGACGACGACCGGGAGCGGGCACGAGAGCTGCTGGGCTTGGAGGGGACCTGA
- a CDS encoding protoglobin domain-containing protein — protein sequence MAQTRDIPGYDYGRAGPSPLTLDDLRSLQAAVSFDDEDERYLRLAGEVLADQVEQVLDVWYGFVGSQPHLLHYFCGPDGQPDGRYLEAVRRRFGQWILDTCLRPYDQQWLDYQHEIALRHHRSKKNRTDGVQAPEIVPARYLVALIYPIVATIRPFLAKKGHSPEEVDRMWHAWFKSVVLQVALWCYPYVREGDY from the coding sequence ATGGCACAGACCAGGGACATCCCGGGCTACGACTACGGGCGGGCGGGGCCTTCGCCCCTGACCCTGGACGACCTGCGCAGCCTCCAGGCGGCTGTGTCCTTCGACGACGAGGACGAGCGCTACCTGCGTCTGGCCGGGGAAGTGCTGGCAGACCAGGTGGAGCAGGTGCTGGACGTCTGGTACGGCTTTGTGGGCTCTCAGCCCCACCTCCTGCACTACTTCTGCGGCCCCGACGGACAGCCCGATGGCCGCTACCTGGAGGCGGTGCGGCGTCGCTTCGGCCAGTGGATCCTGGACACCTGCCTGCGCCCCTACGACCAGCAGTGGCTCGACTACCAGCACGAGATAGCCCTGCGCCACCACCGCAGCAAGAAGAACCGCACCGACGGCGTGCAGGCGCCGGAGATCGTGCCTGCCCGCTACCTGGTGGCCCTCATCTACCCCATCGTGGCCACCATCCGTCCCTTCCTGGCCAAGAAGGGCCACAGCCCGGAGGAGGTGGACAGGATGTGGCACGCCTGGTTCAAGTCGGTGGTGTTGCAGGTAGCCCTGTGGTGCTACCCTTATGTGAGGGAAGGTGACTACTGA
- the thyX gene encoding FAD-dependent thymidylate synthase — MKVIREPRVYLVGRQQVDDAAIERFLEDYGLTWQTDTEVGAERLVEAGGRVCYLSFGKGRRSNAEYIGNLIGQKHGSVLEHAVWNFIIAGVSRSFSHELVRHRAGWGYSQLSQRYVDESDAAFVVPDVVAEDERAYAVWLRAIEAAHAAYVELVEILQERFKDVPDRTLRRKLARQAARSVLPNATETIIFVTANARALRHFIELRGSEWAETEIRKVALQMLRIMQREAPSIFGDYRIERLPDGTEVARTQFEKV, encoded by the coding sequence ATGAAGGTCATACGCGAGCCCAGGGTCTATCTGGTGGGCAGGCAGCAGGTGGACGACGCCGCCATAGAACGCTTCCTCGAGGACTACGGCCTCACCTGGCAGACGGACACGGAGGTGGGCGCGGAGCGGCTGGTGGAGGCGGGCGGGCGCGTCTGCTACCTCTCCTTCGGCAAGGGGCGCAGGAGCAACGCCGAATACATCGGCAACCTGATTGGCCAGAAGCACGGCTCGGTGCTGGAGCACGCCGTCTGGAACTTCATCATCGCCGGCGTCTCCCGCAGCTTCTCCCACGAGCTGGTGCGCCACCGCGCCGGCTGGGGCTACTCCCAGCTCTCCCAGCGCTACGTGGACGAGTCCGACGCCGCCTTCGTGGTGCCCGACGTCGTCGCCGAGGACGAGCGGGCCTACGCCGTTTGGCTGCGGGCCATCGAGGCCGCCCACGCCGCCTACGTGGAGCTGGTGGAGATCCTGCAGGAGCGCTTCAAGGACGTGCCCGACCGGACGCTGCGGCGCAAGCTGGCACGGCAGGCGGCGCGGTCGGTGCTGCCCAACGCCACCGAGACCATCATCTTCGTGACGGCCAACGCGCGGGCGCTGCGGCACTTCATCGAGCTGCGGGGCTCCGAGTGGGCCGAGACGGAGATACGCAAGGTGGCGCTGCAGATGCTGCGCATCATGCAGCGGGAGGCGCCCAGCATCTTCGGCGACTACCGCATCGAGCGCCTGCCCGACGGCACCGAGGTCGCCCGCACCCAGTTCGAGAAGGTGTGA
- a CDS encoding helix-turn-helix domain-containing protein, which translates to MTTEGPQRPSHPVQPYGSDHEDLDGKVLAALERVAQSFRTLQWQAAREHRLTPLQLQVLVQLLSHRNGVYASGLAKVLGVTRATASEAVSSLLAKGLVERRPSPRDRRRLLLALTTRGRQVALQAAAWGEAVRAALQQVPREGRAALLLFLMRLIAELQRAGVVTVARMCITCRFFRPDVEPGSPRPHFCALLGEPLAVEALRVDCPEHQPAVA; encoded by the coding sequence GTGACTACTGAAGGCCCCCAGCGACCATCGCACCCCGTCCAGCCCTACGGTTCCGACCACGAGGACCTGGATGGCAAGGTGCTGGCCGCCCTGGAGCGGGTGGCCCAGAGCTTCCGCACCCTTCAGTGGCAGGCGGCCCGGGAGCACCGCCTCACTCCCCTGCAGCTCCAGGTCCTGGTGCAGTTGCTGTCCCACCGCAACGGGGTGTATGCCAGCGGCCTGGCCAAGGTCCTGGGGGTGACCCGGGCCACCGCTTCTGAGGCCGTGTCCTCCCTCCTGGCCAAGGGCCTGGTGGAGCGGCGGCCCTCCCCCAGGGACCGCCGTCGTCTGCTGCTGGCCCTCACCACCCGCGGCCGCCAGGTGGCCCTGCAGGCGGCGGCCTGGGGCGAGGCCGTCCGGGCTGCCCTGCAACAGGTGCCCCGCGAGGGCCGCGCCGCCCTGCTCCTCTTCCTGATGCGTCTCATCGCCGAGCTGCAACGGGCAGGGGTGGTGACGGTGGCCCGAATGTGCATCACCTGTCGCTTCTTCCGCCCCGATGTGGAGCCGGGGTCGCCCCGGCCCCATTTCTGTGCCCTCCTGGGCGAGCCGCTGGCCGTGGAGGCCCTGCGGGTCGACTGCCCGGAGCACCAGCCCGCCGTCGCCTAG